The Salinisphaera sp. T31B1 genome contains the following window.
TGCCAGTGAATCGATGCGAATCGGCGAAAACAGGGTGGAGTAGTGTTCGCTTCCGGGTAGGGGCTGGGTTTGTGTCATGTTGATTTCTCTTGAGGAATTGCTCGACGAACTGCTTTTTCGTGCCTACTGGCGCGGCGGCTCGTTGGAGATCATCGTGCAGGCGCGGTATCGCGAGAACCGACGCGCTGACGGATCTGCTCGAGCAGCGCCTGCGCCGCGTCCGCCGAGGACGCCGGATTCTGGCCGGTAATCAGGTTGTTTTCGGTGACGACGTGCGACGCCCAGTCTTCGCCCTTGGAATAACGACCGCCGTTGTCCTTGAGCGAATCCTCGACCAAAAACGGCACCACGTCGGTCAGGCCCGCGCCTTGTTCCTCGCTGTTGGTGAACCCGGTCACGGATTTGCCTTTGACCAGTGGCGCGCCGTCGGCGTCTTTGGTTTTACGCAGCACGCCAGGAGCGTGGCAAACCAGGGCTAGCGGCAGGCCGGCGGCGTGGGTGGTTTCGATCAGGGCTATGGAATCGCTGTCCTCGGCCAGATCCCAGAGCGGG
Protein-coding sequences here:
- a CDS encoding type 1 glutamine amidotransferase domain-containing protein, encoding MKILMVLTSHDQLGDTGKPTGFWLEEFAAPYYVFIDAGAEVALASPAGGQPPVDPASDSEDAQTEATRRFKQDGDAQAALADTAKLADVAEDDFDGVFYPGGHGPLWDLAEDSDSIALIETTHAAGLPLALVCHAPGVLRKTKDADGAPLVKGKSVTGFTNSEEQGAGLTDVVPFLVEDSLKDNGGRYSKGEDWASHVVTENNLITGQNPASSADAAQALLEQIRQRVGSRDTAPAR